In the genome of Methanopyrus kandleri AV19, one region contains:
- a CDS encoding DUF22 domain-containing protein, translated as MVFVSVAKRKVTERVRRRREPYDFKTDMFEGRFEPLIAAEDVTVEEGEDVIIKVEPIEIPPHTMVLLSPYARNPYGHVLAVAEEFPKMMELGRKVEQVYFAAVRHGRIRKGDVLGVLILIELKGEE; from the coding sequence ATGGTCTTCGTTAGCGTCGCCAAGAGGAAGGTCACTGAGCGTGTCCGCCGGCGCCGCGAGCCCTACGACTTCAAAACCGACATGTTCGAGGGACGGTTCGAGCCACTGATAGCGGCCGAGGATGTGACCGTCGAGGAAGGCGAAGACGTCATCATTAAGGTCGAACCCATTGAAATCCCTCCCCACACAATGGTGCTACTGTCACCGTACGCCCGGAACCCCTACGGTCACGTTCTAGCCGTAGCCGAGGAGTTTCCCAAAATGATGGAACTGGGCCGGAAGGTGGAGCAAGTATACTTCGCCGCCGTAAGACACGGTCGAATTCGTAAGGGCGACGTGCTGGGAGTGCTCATACTGATCGAGCTGAAAGGTGAAGAGTGA
- a CDS encoding V-type ATP synthase subunit D: MTQEILEDVNPTRMELLKLQDRIELAKKGHKLLKEKRDALIMEFFEMVKRASEIREQAVKKLMEAYSKLAAAKVTVGEIGVERASMATGEEIKVDVGSRNVMGVVVPIIERVSEDGGSKVVYGFADTSGALDEAMRAFTEAIDAVLELAEIEETLRLMAEEIERTKRRVNALEHIVIPRLENTEKYIEMKLDEQERENFVRLKRVKDLIERKKLKEELERVVEEGAELPSFE, from the coding sequence GTGACCCAGGAGATCCTAGAGGACGTCAACCCTACTAGGATGGAATTACTGAAACTCCAGGACAGAATCGAACTTGCGAAGAAGGGTCACAAGCTGCTCAAGGAGAAGCGAGACGCCCTCATCATGGAGTTCTTCGAGATGGTGAAGCGCGCCTCCGAGATCAGGGAGCAGGCCGTCAAGAAGTTGATGGAGGCGTACAGCAAGCTGGCAGCGGCCAAGGTGACCGTCGGTGAGATCGGAGTGGAGCGCGCCTCCATGGCCACCGGCGAGGAGATCAAGGTGGACGTGGGATCGAGGAACGTGATGGGTGTAGTCGTACCGATCATCGAGCGCGTGAGCGAAGATGGCGGTTCAAAGGTCGTCTATGGCTTCGCCGACACGTCCGGCGCACTCGATGAGGCGATGCGAGCCTTCACGGAGGCTATCGACGCCGTGCTGGAGCTGGCCGAGATCGAGGAAACCCTCCGTCTCATGGCCGAGGAGATCGAACGTACTAAGCGCAGGGTGAACGCGTTGGAGCATATAGTCATCCCGCGCCTCGAGAACACCGAGAAGTACATTGAGATGAAACTCGACGAGCAGGAGAGGGAGAACTTCGTACGGCTGAAGCGCGTGAAGGATCTAATCGAACGGAAGAAGTTGAAAGAAGAACTCGAGCGGGTCGTCGAAGAAGGGGCCGAACTCCCATCCTTCGAGTGA
- the cbiS gene encoding multifunctional adenosylcobinamide hydrolase CbiS: protein MEFFHVIKDERAVVLEFENPVKYVSSAFYSDGVGEVRWVANIRVEKGWSHDDPWGYVEERLHELGLEPEDTLAFLTAADVEQAAIVQKGDVFAVATAGFGNAYCSKTKEHDLGGPGTVNVIAVVGRPLTTRSLVEALTWAVEAKCHGVLRIVLGNEGPCLGTTTDSVAVLCPQGDELDSFCGPATELGRRLMSAVEEAVVTAGERAGYSPTRSIKTILEEEGIELNDLVEAGRELFVGEWKEEHASRVLEELERGLENPNVALAVFTALLIDRFVRLGTYPEECGELREDPGWVYFDEVLGQFVAMELGGYGALFNFKRYDEEKPGILKEVDERWVMLDDVLAGLVAGAMTAAFRRG from the coding sequence GTGGAGTTCTTTCACGTGATCAAGGACGAGCGGGCGGTGGTGCTTGAGTTCGAGAACCCCGTGAAATACGTTTCGAGCGCATTCTACTCGGACGGTGTGGGCGAGGTGAGGTGGGTGGCCAACATCCGGGTCGAGAAGGGATGGTCGCACGATGATCCTTGGGGCTACGTCGAGGAGAGACTCCACGAACTGGGACTCGAGCCCGAGGACACGCTGGCGTTCCTGACGGCCGCCGACGTCGAGCAGGCCGCTATAGTTCAAAAGGGTGACGTCTTCGCCGTTGCGACCGCCGGGTTCGGTAACGCCTACTGCTCTAAGACTAAAGAGCACGACTTAGGAGGACCCGGGACCGTGAACGTGATCGCCGTGGTAGGGCGACCCCTGACCACACGCTCCCTGGTCGAGGCCCTGACGTGGGCCGTGGAGGCGAAATGCCATGGGGTCCTGCGTATAGTCCTGGGTAATGAAGGACCTTGCTTAGGGACGACTACGGACTCCGTCGCCGTGTTGTGTCCACAGGGGGATGAACTGGACTCTTTCTGTGGACCCGCCACGGAGCTCGGTCGGCGCTTGATGAGCGCGGTCGAGGAAGCCGTGGTCACTGCGGGAGAGCGCGCAGGGTATTCCCCAACACGCTCGATAAAAACGATCCTCGAAGAGGAGGGGATCGAACTGAACGACCTCGTCGAGGCCGGTCGAGAGTTGTTCGTAGGTGAGTGGAAGGAGGAGCACGCTTCTAGGGTCCTAGAGGAGCTCGAGCGGGGTCTGGAGAACCCTAACGTGGCCTTGGCAGTGTTCACGGCGTTACTCATCGACAGATTCGTGCGATTAGGCACTTATCCGGAGGAGTGCGGTGAACTACGGGAGGACCCGGGTTGGGTGTACTTCGATGAGGTCCTAGGCCAGTTTGTGGCTATGGAGTTAGGGGGTTACGGGGCGCTGTTCAATTTCAAACGGTACGACGAGGAGAAGCCCGGAATCCTGAAGGAAGTCGATGAGAGATGGGTTATGCTGGATGACGTCCTTGCAGGTCTCGTTGCCGGTGCCATGACCGCCGCGTTCCGCAGGGGGTGA
- a CDS encoding V-type ATP synthase subunit B: MAEAERPAGKEYTTISEVSGPLMVVEGVEGAKYGEVVEVETPTGEVRRGQVLEARRDAAVVQVFEGTSGLDTTSTKVRFTGETLRIPVSTDLLGRILNGRGEPIDGGPEIVPEDELDIHGAPINPAARKYPSDFIQTGISAIDGMNTLVRGQKLPIFSGSGLPHNELAAQIARQATVPGEEEEFAVVFAAMGITHEEAAFFRREFEETGALDRAVLILNLADDPSMERIITPRIALTVAEYLAFENDMHVLVILTDMTNYCFAPGTRVITASGDVVEIDEIVERAAETAVDGGLREGSTEVTVGVTNVRTLAAWDGDLTSNDVVAVEKIEAPSRAVRVRTRSGAELVVSEDHKFLVDTEDGPRMVEASELKSGDELYSVRELRVSEKVPTYLELLLEAEDKFYVHPTEEFEEAVAERYGSLAEACREKELPYRAREAKERRYYELSEFARLATAVIESVDEATEYIDYVTAGGRKRVKFSSPRPGKEVMYVAGLIASDGSVDTERGFVMFSNTERELLSAFEEIVTEEFGVDASKTENQNGVTMLRVNSRVLARVFERLADPKTVLKMPRELVAAYLAGYVDGDGHLKDGKIVITTADRERAGDLQLLLKRLGVPSVLRERDGAYDVVVTGHDAAELAEELPLRHPKKAEAAASMSSGRRSSRFDRVSRRFGRLLREVRRKYGVRASDLGSSSTISQIESGERRATRRLALEIVERLEEVVGDVEEVRELRELAEGNYVLDEVVEVETVEYEHEYLYDVTVVPDHTLVVENGIITSNCEALREISAAREEVPGRRGYPGYMYTDLATIYERAGCIRGRKGSITQMPILTMPHDDITHPIPDLTGYITEGQIVLSRDLHRRGIYPPIDVLPSLSRLMDEGIGKGKTREDHPDLSNQLYAAYAEGRDLRDLVAVVGEEALTERDRKFLKFADEFEQRFVKQGRDENRSIEETLDLGWELLAILPERELKRVSDELIEKYHPKYRQKKEEQEE, translated from the coding sequence GTGGCCGAGGCCGAGAGGCCGGCCGGTAAGGAGTACACAACCATATCTGAAGTCTCCGGACCACTGATGGTAGTCGAGGGCGTCGAAGGTGCGAAGTACGGTGAAGTAGTCGAAGTGGAGACACCCACCGGCGAAGTCCGACGAGGTCAAGTTCTGGAAGCCCGTAGGGACGCCGCCGTCGTGCAAGTCTTCGAAGGTACCTCGGGTCTCGACACCACCTCGACGAAGGTCAGGTTCACGGGAGAGACGCTGAGGATCCCCGTGTCGACCGACCTGCTGGGACGCATCCTGAACGGCCGTGGTGAACCCATTGACGGCGGTCCCGAGATAGTACCGGAGGACGAGCTCGACATCCACGGGGCCCCGATCAACCCGGCCGCCAGGAAGTACCCGAGCGACTTCATCCAGACCGGTATCTCCGCGATCGACGGTATGAACACCCTGGTACGTGGTCAGAAGCTCCCGATCTTCTCCGGTTCCGGTCTTCCGCACAACGAGTTAGCGGCTCAGATCGCACGCCAGGCGACCGTCCCAGGTGAAGAGGAGGAGTTCGCCGTAGTGTTCGCGGCCATGGGTATCACGCACGAGGAAGCCGCGTTCTTCAGGCGAGAGTTCGAGGAGACCGGCGCCCTGGACCGTGCCGTGCTCATCCTTAACCTCGCCGACGACCCGTCGATGGAGCGAATCATCACCCCGCGCATCGCACTGACGGTAGCCGAATACCTGGCCTTCGAGAACGACATGCACGTCCTGGTGATCCTGACGGACATGACGAACTACTGCTTCGCTCCTGGTACCAGGGTGATCACCGCGTCCGGCGACGTCGTCGAGATCGACGAGATCGTCGAGAGGGCCGCCGAAACCGCCGTCGACGGTGGTCTGAGGGAAGGATCGACGGAGGTCACCGTCGGAGTGACCAACGTCAGGACACTGGCGGCATGGGACGGCGACCTAACCTCCAACGACGTGGTGGCCGTGGAAAAAATCGAGGCCCCGAGCCGCGCTGTCCGGGTGAGAACGAGGAGCGGCGCCGAGCTGGTGGTGTCCGAGGACCACAAGTTCCTAGTGGACACGGAGGATGGCCCCAGAATGGTCGAGGCGTCCGAGCTGAAGTCCGGCGACGAACTGTACTCCGTGAGGGAACTCCGAGTCAGTGAGAAGGTTCCGACGTACCTGGAACTGCTCCTGGAGGCGGAGGACAAGTTCTACGTGCACCCAACCGAGGAGTTCGAGGAGGCCGTGGCCGAGCGGTACGGGAGCCTGGCCGAAGCGTGCCGGGAGAAGGAGCTCCCCTACAGGGCCAGGGAGGCCAAGGAGCGGAGGTACTACGAGCTGTCCGAGTTCGCCAGACTGGCGACGGCTGTGATCGAGAGCGTCGATGAGGCTACGGAGTACATCGACTACGTGACCGCCGGAGGTAGGAAGAGGGTGAAGTTCTCGTCACCGAGGCCCGGGAAGGAGGTAATGTACGTCGCCGGCCTGATAGCGTCGGACGGGAGCGTGGACACCGAGCGAGGGTTCGTGATGTTCTCGAACACGGAGAGGGAGCTGCTGTCAGCGTTCGAGGAGATCGTGACGGAGGAATTCGGCGTCGATGCCTCCAAGACGGAGAACCAGAACGGCGTGACGATGCTCCGGGTCAACAGCCGCGTACTTGCCCGGGTGTTCGAGAGACTCGCGGACCCGAAGACGGTCCTGAAGATGCCCCGGGAGCTCGTCGCCGCTTACCTGGCCGGCTACGTGGACGGCGACGGTCACCTGAAGGACGGCAAGATCGTGATCACCACGGCCGACAGGGAGCGGGCCGGGGACCTACAGCTCCTGCTGAAGAGGCTCGGAGTACCGAGCGTGCTGCGTGAGAGGGACGGTGCCTACGACGTCGTCGTAACCGGTCACGACGCCGCGGAGCTGGCCGAGGAGCTGCCGCTGAGGCACCCGAAGAAGGCGGAAGCCGCGGCGTCGATGTCGTCCGGGCGGAGGTCGTCCAGGTTCGACAGGGTGTCGCGCAGGTTCGGCAGGCTGCTCCGGGAGGTTAGGAGGAAGTACGGCGTTAGGGCCTCGGACCTGGGGTCGTCCAGCACGATCTCGCAGATCGAGAGCGGTGAGAGGCGCGCGACCCGGCGCCTGGCGCTGGAGATCGTGGAGAGGCTCGAGGAGGTCGTCGGCGACGTTGAGGAGGTCCGCGAGCTGCGGGAGCTCGCTGAGGGTAACTACGTGCTGGACGAGGTAGTCGAGGTGGAGACCGTGGAGTACGAGCACGAGTACCTGTACGACGTGACCGTGGTGCCCGATCACACCCTGGTGGTGGAGAACGGCATCATCACGTCGAACTGCGAGGCCCTACGAGAGATATCCGCGGCCCGTGAGGAGGTCCCGGGCCGGCGCGGCTACCCGGGATACATGTACACGGACCTCGCGACCATCTACGAGAGAGCCGGATGCATCCGCGGTCGGAAGGGTTCGATCACCCAGATGCCGATCCTCACCATGCCTCACGACGACATCACGCACCCGATTCCGGACCTAACGGGATACATTACCGAGGGTCAGATAGTGCTAAGCCGAGACCTACACCGGCGCGGTATCTACCCACCGATCGACGTGCTACCCTCGCTGTCACGGCTTATGGACGAGGGTATCGGTAAGGGTAAGACGCGCGAGGACCACCCGGATCTCTCCAACCAGCTGTACGCGGCGTACGCCGAGGGTCGCGACCTGCGCGACCTAGTAGCGGTAGTAGGCGAAGAGGCGCTGACGGAGCGGGACCGCAAGTTCCTGAAGTTCGCGGACGAGTTCGAGCAGCGGTTCGTGAAGCAGGGCCGCGACGAGAACCGGAGCATCGAAGAGACCCTCGACCTGGGATGGGAGCTACTGGCGATTCTACCGGAGCGTGAGCTCAAGAGGGTCAGCGATGAGCTGATCGAGAAGTACCACCCGAAGTACAGGCAGAAGAAGGAGGAACAGGAAGAGTAA